The genome window CGCCGCAAGGGCATAGGGGCCGCCGCTGCCAATGGCCGCAACCTCGTCGTCCGGTTCAATGACGTCGCCCGTGCCCGACAGCACGAGAATGTGCTCGCTGTCCGCCAGCAGGAGCATGGCCTCGAGCTTGCGCAGGTATTTGTCCTTGCGCCACTCCTTGGTCATTTCAACGGCGGCGCGAACCATGTTGCCGCGCAATTCCTTGAGCTTGGCTTCAAAAAGTTCAAACAGGGTAAAGGCATCGGCTGTGGCCCCGGCAAAACCCGCCAGGATCTTGCCGTCATACAGACGTCGTACCTTCTGAGCGCCGTGCTTCATGATCATATTCTGGCCCAGGGTCACCTGACCATCGCCAGCAATGGCCACGCGGCCATTCTTTCTTACTGCCAGTATGGTTGTGGCATGCGTATCCATCATCAGTTCTTTTCCCATATTTCCTTGCGCTCTTTGTAGGCGGCCTCAAGTTTCTGAAAATCGCGCGGATTTGCAGATTTGCCCGACAAGGCCTTGGCCTGGTTAAAGTAGCGCTCGGTCTGTTTTTTGTTGTTGGAATACAGCGCGCTGTACGCCATGTGGATATAGGCCCCGGCAGTGTCGCCCGTTTTACCGAGCGAGCGGGCGTAGGCCTCGTGAACTTCGGCGTCTTCCGGCACGTAGCGCAGCACATCTTTATAATACTGCGCGGCCTGCGCCTGCCTGCCCGTTTCGTCAAGCATGCGGGCATAGAAAAAAGAGGCCATGTAGTCGCGCGGGTCAAGGCGCATGGCCTGACGCAGCAAGCCATCAGCACGGCTCATGTCGCCCTTGCGGTAGTGGAATGCCCCAGCCTCGCGCAGCACCAGAGGATCGTTGGGCGAAGCGGCGAGGGCTTCGTCAAAGGCCTTGCTGGCCTCAGTAACCCGGTTGGTACGGGCCAGCACAATACCGCGCCCCATGCATGAAAGGCCGTCCTTGCCCGAAAAACGCTGCTGCGCAGCCTGCGCGTCGCCATAGCGCGCCCAGAGGAGCGTTTTGACGCGGATAAATTTGGTGTTGTCCTGCGTACGGCCCTGCACAGACTTGCCCATGCCCTCAATGCGGGCCTGAAGCCCGTTGATGCGGTCGCCAATGGCAGGGTGGGTAGAAAGGTAGGTCGGTACGCTGGTGCCGCTCATCCAGCTTTTCTGGCGCAGCACCTTGAAGCCGCCCACCATGCCCTGCGGGGGATAACCCGCAGCCACAAGGTATTGCAGGCCAATCTGGTCGGCTTCGGTTTCGTCCATGCGGCTGTAGTTGAGCATGGCCGACTGTCCGGCCCCCAGCGCGCCCACAGCAATCGCGCCGCCGCTGGAGCCGCCCACCGCCACGCCCGCAATGGCCAGCAGCAGGGAGCCAAGGGTCACAAACTG of uncultured Desulfovibrio sp. contains these proteins:
- the hslV gene encoding ATP-dependent protease subunit HslV, encoding MDTHATTILAVRKNGRVAIAGDGQVTLGQNMIMKHGAQKVRRLYDGKILAGFAGATADAFTLFELFEAKLKELRGNMVRAAVEMTKEWRKDKYLRKLEAMLLLADSEHILVLSGTGDVIEPDDEVAAIGSGGPYALAAARALARHSDMDAEAIAREAMRIASEICVYTNGNLTVETL
- a CDS encoding M48 family metallopeptidase, producing the protein MLHRVALRRVMALFVLLAFLSAQLVAVPAQAFFFGGVTIKDEKEMGHKFDVMIRANMPIVEDPEVSQYVNQIVDRLVKKIPPQPFNFKAAVILHNSLNAFAIPGGYVYVFTGLIMNMEKEEELAGVLAHELAHVTQHHVASRLERAQFVTLGSLLLAIAGVAVGGSSGGAIAVGALGAGQSAMLNYSRMDETEADQIGLQYLVAAGYPPQGMVGGFKVLRQKSWMSGTSVPTYLSTHPAIGDRINGLQARIEGMGKSVQGRTQDNTKFIRVKTLLWARYGDAQAAQQRFSGKDGLSCMGRGIVLARTNRVTEASKAFDEALAASPNDPLVLREAGAFHYRKGDMSRADGLLRQAMRLDPRDYMASFFYARMLDETGRQAQAAQYYKDVLRYVPEDAEVHEAYARSLGKTGDTAGAYIHMAYSALYSNNKKQTERYFNQAKALSGKSANPRDFQKLEAAYKERKEIWEKN